The genomic window AATTTGGTTCCATACTTGCTCTAGTTTATCTTCTTCTACCTTATTTCCTTCTCGAAATAACTTAATTACAGTCTCCTTAACATGCTTGCGAACTTTGTCGCTGATTTCATACCAATGGTTTTTTAACGTCTTTTCTAACTCTTTACCCAGTGCAACAGCTTTCTCTTTACTGGGTACTACAACTGTAATAATATTAGGAAACCCAGCCGTACACAAATTTTGAGCTTGATTATCCCAAAATTTAGTCACGGGGTCATTACCCTCATATTCTTTAAACTCTTCTTTAAACTCTGGGTAATGCTTGACCATCAATGCATCGATAATTTCCTGACTCCATAGCGAAGGAGTAATCACCGCATCAGGTCCATAAATTTCCGCAACATGCCAACAAAGTATCGCACTCAAGTAGTGAAGTAAATAAGAACCTCCCCAAAAATCTAAGAATTTGCGCGAGGATTTAATAAACTCCTGCACTGGAGAGAAAGTAAATATTAGTAAATAAGGATGTTGATGCGAATCATCTTTTTGCCAATTTTCGGGAAACATTGCCCCAACTAACGCCGAGACGGTACTGTTATAACTATGGTGGGGACAGTCAGGAATAATACGATGAGCAGGAGTAAGCAGTGCAGTTTCTGATTCTGATGATTCCCGCGCTAGCAATTGCGGATAAAATCGCCAACACCACCAGAATAATCTCATCATATCTTCTTCTGGTTTCTCTGCATTGCGAATGCGCTCAAAAGCTTCTTTAATTTTTGTTGCGAGTTCCTCCGGTGATGGCAGAATTGCCGTTGGTATAGTTCGCGGTTCACCGCTAATCGTGTGTCTTAACTCTATTTCATTTCCAGATATTGTACCTGAATGCAGATTCACGCGATCCGAAGAACTACCCACAGCATCAGCTTTATATCCTTTTTCTTGCCACCACTGGTTTAGCTCGTTCAGTTGCAAAAATTCTAAATGCTGACATATCTCGCTACCCGTACTGCCTGTAGAATTTCTAAGTAGAGCATACAACTTGCGCTGAGGAAGTTTAGACATATTAACCTAGTTTTTGTGGTTATGAATGTATTTTTTGATGCAAAATACTAAGTATTTATTTGTTCTAGTGATAACACAGTGATAAATAAAAACAAATAATACTTACTGACTTTCTTTAGGTTTAAGAAATTTTGATTAAGTTTTGGTTACGTTGAGTGTTCCACGAAGGCTGATGTTTTAAGAACTTAGCATGATTAAAATCTATACTTATAACTTTTCGTGCGAACGACGAAAGAAGTAATACCAAGTTGCGGTCAAACGTAACACTCTTGCTCGCGATGGGGTGGTGGGGAGAATTCGATTCTATATTCTCCCCATCTCCCCATCTCCCCAAGCCTAGGTTACTATCTTTGAATGCAACTTAGTATTACTTCTTTCGTCGTTCGCACAAATAGTTGGGCAAATAGCAGGTTAAAACCGTAGGATAAACTTACTGTGAAATAAATACTTATTTAAATGACTGCTATTTGTCACTTTTTAATTGGTATTCCTGATTCGGGAAAATCTACCTTAGCTCATCAATGGGTAAAAAAAGACCCTAACAGTGTAATTGTTTCCACTGATGATATCCGTGCTGAATTGTTTGGCTCGCAAGAGGTTCAAGGAAACTGGAAATTAGTTGAGGAAGAGTTGCTGACTAGGGTAAAAACAGCTATTACATCTGGACGTTCGGTTATATACGATGCAACTAACGTCAAACGTGCTTGGCGAATCGATACGTTACAAAAGTTTGCCAACATTGGTGTCAAAATCTGCATGGCATGGCACTTGAAAACACCCTTAGAGGAATGTTACCGACGAAATCAGCAACGGCAACGACAAGTGGATGAAAAAATTATCGCCAGTTACGCTAATTTACTAAAACAGTTTGAACCAATTAAAGCCGAGGGGTTTGCTCAAGTTACGGAAATTCCAATGGTTAATGGTGAATTTGACTTGGAAAAAATTCAAATGCAAATTCAAAAACTTCCCCGTGCTATTACTAATCGCCATAATCGCAATAAAAGTAAAATATTACATCAGTATTCTCAATTACTCGATTTTGAGCGATTGATGCATTTAATAGCACTCCTGCTCAAATATCCGGGAGCAGGTTTATTACACGTTACCCATCCAGAGTTTTTACAAAAGTTAACTGGGAATACGACATCGGTTACAGATTCGCTCTTTGAGATATCTGCATTAATGGCACGTCAATATCATCCGATTTATGCAAACTCAGAAGCACTAGCGAAAGATTTAGAATGGCTGGAAAAAAATGGCATTATTGGCGAGTCAGGATTAGAAAAAGATATTGAAGTTTCTGACTATACGGGGGATATTAGCCAATTTGATGCTCATACTTACTCGGACATCGATTTATTTGTCCGCTTATTAAAAATTATCCGTTGCATGGTGCATTATCCTTGTTTTTGTTATGAGGAAGGTGCAAAAAGTCAAGAAACATTTTATAAAAGTTTACAATTACATATCTACGGTATCTCACAATCTCAACTTCGCAAAGATATTGAAAGAGTTTTACACCCTTACAAAATTCTACCCAACACAGCGATGAAACGCGCTTATTTCCTTGGTACTGCTATTTTAGCAAAACATGAACTAGCCGAAGTGTTTAATGTTTTACGTTCCCACGTACATGAATTAGATGACCCCATAGCGTTTTCAACCTATGAAGCCTTTGAGAAAAAGTTGGAACTGAGTCAATTAGTCAACTTGGAGCATTTTGGTAACACTTATGCTGTGCGAGCGATCGCTTCTCAACCCATTGTTGATATTAATACTTTACCTGATTATGCCGCTTATAAAAAGCTAGATGAAATTACTGACGCTATTATATCAGGGCGTGTGTTGCTGTTAAACCGTTTTTTAGGCGCAGGTAGTCACGTTGACAATCCCCACGCTAATGAATCATTTCAAGCCCTGCCATTACAAATTGTGTTTTATAATATCGGTTGGTATCTTGGCTACGAATGTAAAGATGGTAAAAATGCTGGATTGTTTAAATTCGAGCGTCTTGA from Tolypothrix sp. NIES-4075 includes these protein-coding regions:
- a CDS encoding type III-B CRISPR-associated protein Cas10/Cmr2, with the translated sequence MSKLPQRKLYALLRNSTGSTGSEICQHLEFLQLNELNQWWQEKGYKADAVGSSSDRVNLHSGTISGNEIELRHTISGEPRTIPTAILPSPEELATKIKEAFERIRNAEKPEEDMMRLFWWCWRFYPQLLARESSESETALLTPAHRIIPDCPHHSYNSTVSALVGAMFPENWQKDDSHQHPYLLIFTFSPVQEFIKSSRKFLDFWGGSYLLHYLSAILCWHVAEIYGPDAVITPSLWSQEIIDALMVKHYPEFKEEFKEYEGNDPVTKFWDNQAQNLCTAGFPNIITVVVPSKEKAVALGKELEKTLKNHWYEISDKVRKHVKETVIKLFREGNKVEEDKLEQVWNQI
- a CDS encoding AAA family ATPase, coding for MTAICHFLIGIPDSGKSTLAHQWVKKDPNSVIVSTDDIRAELFGSQEVQGNWKLVEEELLTRVKTAITSGRSVIYDATNVKRAWRIDTLQKFANIGVKICMAWHLKTPLEECYRRNQQRQRQVDEKIIASYANLLKQFEPIKAEGFAQVTEIPMVNGEFDLEKIQMQIQKLPRAITNRHNRNKSKILHQYSQLLDFERLMHLIALLLKYPGAGLLHVTHPEFLQKLTGNTTSVTDSLFEISALMARQYHPIYANSEALAKDLEWLEKNGIIGESGLEKDIEVSDYTGDISQFDAHTYSDIDLFVRLLKIIRCMVHYPCFCYEEGAKSQETFYKSLQLHIYGISQSQLRKDIERVLHPYKILPNTAMKRAYFLGTAILAKHELAEVFNVLRSHVHELDDPIAFSTYEAFEKKLELSQLVNLEHFGNTYAVRAIASQPIVDINTLPDYAAYKKLDEITDAIISGRVLLLNRFLGAGSHVDNPHANESFQALPLQIVFYNIGWYLGYECKDGKNAGLFKFERLDRIFIRQKLNETRSFEKQKQALLRLETLYKASYSLFIGNSIEEQKKYLDNKQRSSVEILLEIWCNDIIFRFISEGTKRLPPDKIQMSKRFGVSQQADKKMFALPQTGDSQFPHRFQAILPSWSVEDVDLRRWIVGFGGNIKVMQPQALVKQVKAIGDAISHVYSNL